One Algoriphagus sp. Y33 genomic window, TTGTAGAAGTGGGGATACTTGGGTTTGATATAGATATCCAATCCCATACGATCATTGTATATTTTGAGGAATTTGCTTTTGCCGGTTTTGGGATCAAAGAAATCAGGCCAATAGTACTTTTTGAAGCATTTCTTGCGTCCAAAGTCAAGGAGGGAAAGAAGTCCAAAGTAGGCATAGCGACTTAGGTAACCCGAATCGGTGTCCACATTGCAGCTGACCAAGAGCTCGTGTTGCGTGACTTTTAGGTATATCAGCTTTTCCTGCTCATCCTCCAGCTTGACTCCTAGCGTTAGGATCTCATTTCGGAAATGGATATTTCGAACCTTGATGCTGTAAAAGTAATTCGGTTTTCGAAAATCGGAGTTCAGGTTAAGGGTTTGTTCAGTCAGCTCAAAGGTGCCCTTCTCAAAGGGCAGACGATAGAAGTTTTTTGGATTTGGAATTTGGCTTGCTTTTGTCATGGTTTCAGTCGTTTGCGGTTTGGGAATTGAAATCGGGGACCTCAGTGGCCATAGCTTCCATCTTGTTGGCACACATGGTCTTGGTCAACTCAAAAAGAGCGGAGGCTTTTTTGTAGAGTTTTTCGGCGTCATTTTGGGAAACCTGAAAGTTGGGGGCATAGCGAGCCTGTCCATAGCTGCTTGTGAGAAGGCTGAACAGCTTTTTGTCCTCAGGTCGATCTCCGATCATCAGCTCGTGAGGAGTATCAGAAAAACAACGGGTCAGTCCCAAAAGTCGGTGGAGGTTGTGAAATTCGGAGCGGTAGTCGATATGAACTCGGATCAGAAGAATGCTGGACTGCTCTACTGCCTGATGCATGAGGAATGTTGCGACGTTATACTGTTCCTTTTGAAGACTGGCATGTGCTGACTCCAAAAATCCTCTGGCCAAAGCAGTCCTGTGAAAGAAATGCTTTTCCGCTTTCTCAAGAGTTTTGGCAGGGTCAAGGGAGGGTTTGAATTCGAGATCAAAGAAACCGTCTCTGGTATAGAGCGGCTTACCATGCGCCAATACTGTGGAGAAGAAGCGGTTGTTGGATTCGATTCCTTCTTGGACGGCAGCTTCTCCATGACATAGGATGGTGACCTGACCGTTGTGGTAGTGGGTATTGGCAAAGTCCTGTACCTCATACTCGATGCGGGCTGAGGATTCGGTGCAGACCAGCAGACAATGGTGTTGGTGAATAACTTGCTTGTTGGCGAAGCATCCTGTGATCTCATTTTTGAGCGTTTGGGCTCCAAAAGAGATGATCCGGGTAGGTTGG contains:
- a CDS encoding HEPN domain-containing protein, encoding MQVKISRTDQDRAEHFRNFLQLLVEKFQPTRIISFGAQTLKNEITGCFANKQVIHQHHCLLVCTESSARIEYEVQDFANTHYHNGQVTILCHGEAAVQEGIESNNRFFSTVLAHGKPLYTRDGFFDLEFKPSLDPAKTLEKAEKHFFHRTALARGFLESAHASLQKEQYNVATFLMHQAVEQSSILLIRVHIDYRSEFHNLHRLLGLTRCFSDTPHELMIGDRPEDKKLFSLLTSSYGQARYAPNFQVSQNDAEKLYKKASALFELTKTMCANKMEAMATEVPDFNSQTAND